Genomic DNA from Candidatus Methanoperedens sp.:
TTGCTGCTTCGTTTTCTTCGTTAAGATGAAATGATCGGATCGTTTTTCCGATCTTTTTCTCAATTATTATATTATTTTCTAAAAGAGGGCCAATTACCCGTGCAACACTGGAATGGTACAATCCGGTCCCCTGTGCTATTCCGGAAAGATAATTGATCTCTCCTTTGTTTTTCATGAGATATTCCAGTACAGTTAATTGGGCAGTTTTCCCAAATAACTTTTCAAGTGGGCTCATAATTTGTCCTCCTTTTTTTTGATGACTTCCTGGTTCTATTTAACCATATTTGAGTATATATTCATATAGTTATGCGTTTACAATCATATTATTTATGTAAAAATATAGTATCTTTATAGTTTACAACAATAAATATATCCAATTCAAACACTAACTTGACTACAAATAGACAAGTTTAAGTATTTTGACGTTATATTATTGATTAAGGCGAATCTCAATCGATGAGCCTGAAAAAATCAGGAGTGATGTTAATGAAAATCATATTAAAAAAGTGTAATTGTAATATAAAGTGGTATAGATTTGTGTTGCTGGCAGTATGCATGTCACTTCTTGCTGGTACAGCAGGCGCCAATCTTGAGATCACAGACTTCTTTTCAGATTTCACAAGCAGCGAGGTCACTATTAAAGCCACCCAATATCACCAGGGAAAAGCAGTTTTTGAACTCCTGGATGGTACAAATGTAGTAGAATCACAGATCGTGCCTTTTAAAGCAGGTGCGGGAGAAGAAGTTCCCAAAGTAATATTATGGCAGAATAAACATCAGCGTGATTATTACACCGCAAAAGTGAGTATATATAATGACACCAAGCTTCATGACAATAAAACATATCCGGTATCATACGGAACCGTTGCCATGCCCAGTTTCCAGGTAGTGGATTTCTCACCTTCGAACAAAGGTGTGCAGTTGCTGCTGCGCCCTTTTAATCCAAGCGCTGTTGATATCAAAATAGAACTGCTCGACGGCAATGACATTGTATATACAAAGACAAAAGAAGACGTTTCGCTGACGTCAAATGTAGAGCTGAAAATAGAATGGCCTTTTCTTTTGAATAATAAAGAGAAATATACTGTCCGGGTAAAAATACTCACTCACAGGCTGTATTCGGAGCCTCTTATCAATACATACATTGCAACTTTTACTGCAAATGATGATGTCGATATCCTGCCGGATGATGTTGAGGTTGATGAATACGGCGCCAGTGTAACACTTCGCGGTGAGTCACAGGTTCCATTTGACGGATTCGTCGATATATCTGCGATAAACAGGGCGACAAAAGAAACTAAAACATACCGACAGCAGGTCGAAGAGATACTAATCTCCGGAAAAGAAGACACAGCAGGAGTTGTATGGAAAGAACTTGGATCAGGAACATATGATGTCAGGATCCAGGCTGTAAATAAAGAAAGTATCTCACTTGATAAGTATGATACTGTGCTTCGCATC
This window encodes:
- a CDS encoding MarR family transcriptional regulator gives rise to the protein MSPLEKLFGKTAQLTVLEYLMKNKGEINYLSGIAQGTGLYHSSVARVIGPLLENNIIIEKKIGKTIRSFHLNEENEAAKLLIKFYNELRIVLDDKMPLPDLKKPVVNHE